Genomic window (Pristiophorus japonicus isolate sPriJap1 chromosome 9, sPriJap1.hap1, whole genome shotgun sequence):
caggtccctctgcactgcagcactttgcaatttttctccatttaaataataatttgcttttttattttttgccaaagttgacaacctcacattttccccacattatattcgggatggactccacttggaatgtgctggggctagggtcctggcgaaccgaataactgcggctgcagagagagctttaactaatcaggcggggggagggggtgggggcagggcgcggtggggggagggttcaggtgagcagaaaactAAAAGCTTAAaggacaaggtgaaggcaatagagcagggtagcattgggggaaacgaaaaccaaagcgtgacaggaagggatagaatctataaacataagagtgtaaccAGAAACTGGGGCCGTAGCAGGagcaaagccatgctgactctgcttgactgaattatgcttttccaaatgtcttgcgacagatgttagggtaactggtcttgTGACACTgtcgtgaagcgccttgagacattgtactatgttaaagctgctatataaataaaaattattattattaacaAAAGGAAAGCTGCAGGTTTGTGCGTCACCATCACGATTCATCGAGACGTAGAGTGCATGTATGGCCATCTTTGCAGAGGAGCAAAGTGTGGGCGTGGCTACAGGGtcccactgaacccagccagggtcagcaccttcaagggaggagaggggggaaccagtgagtgtagaactgaacccagccagaggcagcaccttcaggggaggttaggggaaccagtgagtgtagaactgaacctagacaAAGTAGATGGTGAAAATTGGGAGCGGAGGACATGTTGTTTTCAGACgtacgatgtgtttgaatttcaggacagagagtgtatgggacagggatttacagctttggaggaacgagagaggaaagaatgttccatggaatctagaattgtctgttttgAATTTGTGTCTGGTatttgcagtaatgatttttgtaaactccttttgcagggtataagaagggcaggatttgcagatgggaaaatcaaaccaaacatcacgtcaagatctgacagaataacacgattcctcaggacctgaatgtCATCAgcctttgactgtggaaggagaaatgtttgcctgttctgcctgtgggaaaagatttcaaacatcagtgtgactggaaaagcaccgagacacacacccgagtgagagtgttccagtgcactgcctgttgaAAGAgcttttaaccagttacacagcctgaaaaaacatcgcaccattcacagcggggagaaaccgtacacgtgttctgtgtggacgaggcttcaattgatcgtccaacctggagagacacaaggataaccgcaccatggagaaaccgtgggaatgtggggactgtgggaagagatttaaTTACCCTTCAGAGCTGGAAAAACATCAGCGAAGTCACACTGcgaagaggctgttcatctgctccgtgtgtggggatcGATTCACTCAGTCAAGCCACCTGAtgggacaccagcgaattcacaccagggagaggccgtaCACTTGcaccgtgtgtggggagggattcacttgttGTTCCAagcttctaactcaccagcgagttcacactgggaacaggctgttcacctgctctgaacgtGGGGAggaattcacttgttcatccaaccttctaactcaccagcgagttcacattgggaacaggctgttcacctgctccatgtgtggggagggattcgctcggtcatcccatctgctagtacactagcgagttcacacgagggagaagccgttcacctgctccgtgtgtgggaagggatacgctcggtcatccaacctggtaAGACATCAGCgagctcacaagtgactgcagggtttggattctgctgttaccctagactgaatcgtgtccattctgacagttggggtttctttctgctgatagtGATTTCCCCctctaactgggctggagtttaatattctggatatttgaccaattaatcaatgggaaaagggtcagataaaaataattctaattgtgtttgcatccatacttaaCTCTTTAAAGGGAttcttcaaatactgaaagctgcaTCAAATGGAGCTAAATGTTGTTaacaattgataataaaatgaattgaatctgcaggttgattttggatTTCTCTGGGAGGTAGCCGGACgtgatgtgccttgaaataccgctGGTATCCAGTGAATGATGTGGTCCCTCCTATTAACTCCAACTGAGAGGAGCGTGACTGCCCCCTagagcaggaggaatgagggcagctcagggtcagacactgaaaatactgcaccccacaggggcatcacacactgtccccaccttggggcagctcagagtcagacactgaaaagctgcatcccacagggacatcacacacttcccccacccTGGGGCAGATCAGAGGCAGAACATGGAATGGAAAGGGGAGGTTCCAGTTGTTGTggaccatgtaggaaccaatgacataggtagtactaggaatgaggttctgctggaaAAAGATGGAGGTGTTGAGTTTCAAATGAAAAAGCTGAACctgaaaggtaataatctctggattgtgacCTGAGCCCCATATCAATTGTTACAGGGATAAGAAGATTAGAACaggaaatgcatggctcaaagagtggtgtgggaggcaggggtttttctttacgggcactggcaccagcactgggcaaagagggagctgttcccttgCCATGGGCTCCACTTGAGAtgggcaggaaccagtgtcctggcgaatcgaataactaggacagtaaacagggctttaaactattgaaggctgggtggagagatccaggaaagtacagcacggtttagatagagagaaaaagcaacaagagacatgtcaaggctctagagcagagttttgggtaaaaataagcagagtgggtcaggaagggacagagagagtaacaaaggtaatcgggcattactgactaaggaaaaatagaaaaaagccaaagctaaaggcactatatctgaacgcATGAAGTATTTGCAAGAA
Coding sequences:
- the LOC139273731 gene encoding zinc finger protein 664-like produces the protein MEKPWECGDCGKRFNYPSELEKHQRSHTAKRLFICSVCGDRFTQSSHLMGHQRIHTRERPYTCTVCGEGFTCCSKLLTHQRVHTGNRLFTCSERGEEFTCSSNLLTHQRVHIGNRLFTCSMCGEGFARSSHLLVH